One region of Eleutherodactylus coqui strain aEleCoq1 chromosome 5, aEleCoq1.hap1, whole genome shotgun sequence genomic DNA includes:
- the LOC136628876 gene encoding olfactory receptor 10A7-like translates to MASKNETHINEFILLGLSSEFQPLLFGIFILIYLFTLIGNTMIILIVSLYSHLHTPMYLFLRSLSITEMLYTTVTVPRMLRDLLHKNKEISRMNCAAQFYFFCCLGASECFILAFMAYDRYLAICHPLHYITKMTKNKCLYISLGSWVTGLVLPLANIIMVFRLPFCNSKIIDHFFCDILQVIHLACMEVLPNTLVVIKLYVLIYTFLVIPLPFMLILLSYIHISMNVLRIRSAAGRNKAFSTCGSHLTSVSLFFGSATITYLRTEAINTYGGPKVWSLLFLVFVPMLNPLIYTLRNNEVKKALHRLGHTAFSG, encoded by the coding sequence ATGGCTAGTAAAAATGAAACACATATCAATGAGTTTATCTTGCTTGGATTGTCTTCTGAATTTCAGCCATTGCTTTTTGGAATATTCATACTAATTTACCTCTTCACTTTGATAGGGAATACAATGATCATACTGATAGTGTCATTATATTCCCATCTACACACGCCTATGTACCTTTTTCTCAGAAGCCTATCCATTACAGAGATGCTTTACACTACTGTAACGGTGCCCCGGATGCTAAGAGACCTCTTACACAAAAACAAAGAAATCTCCAGAATGAATTGTGCGGCACAGTTCTATTTCTTCTGCTGCTTAGGTGCGTCGGAGTGCTTTATTCTTGCCTTCATGGCTTATGACCGATATTTAGCCATCTGTCATCCTCTTCACTACAtaacaaaaatgacaaaaaataaaTGCCTATACATCTCACTGGGATCATGGGTGACTGGTTTAGTCTTACCTCTCGCCAATATCATTATGGTCTTTAGACTACCATTTTGTAATTCAAAAATTATTGAccattttttttgtgacatactacaggtaatacaTTTGGCTTGTATGGAGGTGCTTCCAAATACCCTAGTTGTAATTAAGTTATATGTACTGATATATACGTTTTTAGTCATACCTTTACCTTTTATGCTCATTCTTTTGTCTTATATACACATCTCTATGAATGTGCTCAGAATACGCTCTGCAGCAGGACGAAATAAGGCTTTCTCTACATGCGGTTCTCATCTGACATCTGTGAGTTTGTTTTTTGGATCAGCTACCATAACTTACTTAAGAACAGAAGCCATTAATACTTATGGGGGGCCTAAAGTATGGTCGCTCTTGTTCCTTGTATTCGTGCCTATGCTAAATCCACTAATATATACTTTGAGGAA